From Hymenobacter sediminicola:
GAGCTAAAGCAACTGGCAAAGGCCAGCAAGTAAGCCGGCCTTAGTTGTCGTCTTCGAGCCGCTCTTTCGTAATGACGTCCACGAGTCCGTCTTCGCTCACCACAATGGCCAGGCAGGGGTAAGGCGAGGTTTCGACGTAGCGGATGGCGGAGTTGTAGCGGGCGCCGCGGGTGCTGGTGCCGCGGCCCATGGAGGCTTTGCCGTCCAGAATCACCCCAATGGAGTAGCAGTACGATTCGGGGTCGAGGAGCACCGCCCCATCAATAGCCGTAACGAGGCGCGTAATGAGCGGCGTAAGTGGCACCGGCTCAATGAGGGTGCATTGCAGTTTCAGGCGGTCGGCTTCGGCCAGGGCTTCGGTGGTAATAACGAGCAGCGTACCGTGCTTCTGGCGGCTAGCCTCCAGCACTACTTCCCAAAGCCGCTCAATCTTGGCGGGGTCAGTGAGTTGGAAGGTGCGCTTAAGGTCCTTGCGGAACTTCGTGCGGTTGAGGCGCGGCCGGGGCAAGCTGGGCTGGCCATACTGTGTGCGCATCAACACCTTGCCATCGTGCTGAAACTCCCAGGAGTAGTGGTTGATGAACTCGATGACGAATAGGTCTTCGCGGCTGGCATCATAAGGGCCAACGAGGCGACCCAGCGCATACACATTTTCGCCGTCGGCAAGCAGACTAACGTCGGGCGTGGTCATCTCCAGCAGCTTCCGCACGGCGCGGTAGTCAGTGAGCGGCGTAGGGCAGGTAAGGGCAAACACCTCCTGCAGGTTAGGATGATGGCGCCGGGCCAGCAGAAGCTTCCCTACACCCTCGGCGCCTTCGTAGCGGAGGCTGGAAATGGTGTTGAGCGTGTGAAACAGCCGGGCCGCACCGGGCTCAGTACCCAGGGCCTGGGCAGGCGTATCGAGTAGGCTTTTGCCGGCGGCGCGCAACAATTCTTCGGTTTCGCGGGGGCGTGCCAGCAGGCCCGAGCCAGGCTCCGGCTCATTCAGCAGCTTGATGCACTCTTCCTGAAAGCGCAGAACGGACGCCACCAGCAACGACGGCAGCAGCGGCTTGCCATTGGTGTAGAAGCGGCCAGTACGCAACGACGGATACGCCCGCAACGGCTTGCGTTGCACTCGCAGCACAGTCATCACGAAAAAGCCGTTGATTTCAGAAGGCCACCCGCAGAAATGCTGGTAGTGCGAGTTGGCGTCGAGCGTGTCGAGTACAGTTTGCACGGCCATCCGCACGCCCTGGCCTTCGTGGCGGCGGCGCACCAGCTCCGGGCTGACATCGTCGCGGCCGGGGTAGGGAGGCACGGTGCGAGTCTGGAGCCGACGCCCTTCCGCTACCGCATCCTCAAACAACCTGCTTTCCAGGCCACATTCGGCTGGTTCCAGACATACCGTCGGAACATCGGCCACGGTACCTGAGAGTGTGGGCAATGCCAGCAGCAGCACGTAGGGCTCCAAGTCTTCATCAAGTGCCCCAAACAGGCTGTCTGCCATTACCTGCGTGGCCTGCCGGAAGCGGGCCTGGTGCGGCCATACCCGAAAGGCATCGGAAACAGGCGCGGCAAAAGTAGGAGCTACGGGCGGCGCAGAAAGCAGGGGTAAGGGGGAAAGCATGTTCTCAGGGCGTAGGGAAGCGGGGGCGGCAGCAAGAAAGGGGCGGCGAGAAAACTGCCGAAGCGGAGCACCAGTACACAGAGTTGCTCAGTAGCAAAAAAGACGTACGGGGGCGGCAAATATTTTACAGCTGGAATAGAACAGGCAAAACCATCTTTTGCTTTACCGGCTGCCCCTGGTAAGTAGCAGGGCTCCATTTTGGGGCGGCTTTAATGAGGCGCAGGGCCTCCTGCTCAAGACCGGAGCCGAGCAAGGGCTTCAGCACGTCGATGTCGGTGAGAGAACCGTCTTTCTGAACGATAAACTCCACCATCACGCGTCCCTCCAGCTTGCGCTGGCGTGCCAGCGCCGGGTATTTCTGATTTTTCTGAATCCAGTCAAAGAAGGCTTCCTCGCCTCCCACCGGCCGCGCCGGGTGGTCGGCCTTCACGACGGTTGTACCGGCCGGAGTGCCCGGTGCGGTGGGGGCCGCCGTGCCCGCCGTAGGTATGGCTTCGTCGGCGCCGGCCGGAATCTGAAACGAAATAGGCACCGTTACGCGCTGGCGCACTTTGGCGCCTTTGTGCTGCGCGGGCGTCCACTTAGGGCCGGCTTTGATAAGGCGCAGGGCCTCCGCATCCAGGTCAGGGTCGAGGGGCGCGGCCACTACCGGACCGGAAATGACGCCGCTTTTTTCCACCACAAACGTGACCGTGACGGTGCCTGCTGCACCGCGCTGCAGGGCCGCCGTAGGATATTGCTGGTGGTCGGCCAGATACTGCGCGTAGGCTTCCACACCGCCCACCGGCACGGCGGGCTGCGCCACGGCGTCATAAATCTGGTCGGGCTGCGGCTTGGGGTACTTCAGCTTCTGCTGAGCGTGGGTGGCAGCGGGCAAGGCAAGGGCGGCCACAAGGGCCAGACGGCGGAGAGTAGAGCGCATAGCAGCAGATAGTAGGCAGATACAGAGTTGGGCCAGTTCAACAACCGCACCAGCCGCCGCTCTGGTTCAGCCTCGTACGCATCAACACCAAAAAACGGCTATTTTTGACGTATGGCACCTGACACTACTTCCGCCGATACCGGCAATCTGGCTTCTTCGGCCGCTGCTGCGTCTTCTTCTATTGCCCATAACTCCAGCCGTGCTCCGGAGCCGGTGGGCCTCTATCCGCACGCCCGGCGCGTAGGCAACCTGCTGTTTTTGTCGGGAGTGGGCCCGCGCCAGCGGGGGCAGAAACATGTGCCCGGCGTGGAGCTAGACGAGGACGGCAACATCCTCAGCTACGATTTCGAAAGCCAGTGCCATGCCGTATTTCAAAACGTACGCTACATTCTGGAAGAAGCCGGCTCGCGCTGGGAAGACCTCGTGGACGTGACGGTGTTCCTGACTAATATGAAGGACGACTTCTCTACTTATAACCGCCTCTACGCCGAGTATTTCCAAAGCAACCAGCCCTGCCGCACCACCGTCGAAATCAACTGCCTGCCCACGCCCATTGCCATCGAGCTGAAATGCGTGGCGGCCATCGGTTAGCAGTATGGGCATAACATGCGGGCTGATGAAGGCTGGTAGCCTGCTTCTGCTGCTCTTCGGCAGCGCGTGGCCGGCCAGTGCGCAAGCTCCCCCCGATGGCACCCCCTTTGCAGTTACGTTCAGTGACGTGCAGCGGCTGGTGGGCACTTATGAGGGCACCCTGGATGGCAAATACCGCATCCGGCTGCAGCTCAGTGGCCACGACTCGGTGCTGACCGGGCAATACTACTACCTCTCAAAAGGCCAACCGCTACAGCTGCGGGGCCAGCTAAACGGCAGCGGTATTGTGCTGCTGCGCGAAACTGTAGGCGCCGACACAGTAGCTACCGGCTGGTTTTCGGGCAAGCTGGATATCGGTCTTCTGCTGGCCGACCAGTGGCTGCGCGGGGAGTGGTACAACCGCTCGGGCACTACGCTCATGCCGTTTCAGCTGCAGCGAATGGATGGTTCGGCCCGGCCCACCACAGCCAAGGCCCGCATTAGCTCCAAAACCTATCTGTCGTCATTTCAGGGGCCGGTCGTGACGGTGCCCGATGCGGGCGTGACGAAGCTGTTGGCGCAATGTTTTTCGCTGGAAAACCTGATTGGCCAAGAACTCGCCAGCCTGCGGGCGGAGCAGGCGTACAAGCGTCAGGAGGGCGTGAGTGGCGGCACCGAACAGCTGGACTACACCGTGAACTACAACGCCCGTGGCCTGCTCAGCATCACCACGCAAACCACCGGTACTGGGGCCAGTGTATGGTATGACCACCGCACCCAGAACATTGACCTGAATACCGGCTTTCCTGTGGTGCTGGAAGACGAGATTCAGCCCGAAAGGCTGGCGCAGTTTCTGGCGCTGGGGCAGCAGAAGATGCAGAAAATAACGCGGGCCTACGAGCAGGACGAATTCCTTTCCGAGGAAGACCAGCAGGGCGTACTCGGCCAGCAGTTCGGCCTGAACAGCACGCGGGAATTTACCATATCGGCGACAGGCTTGGCTTTCGACCACCCAGTGAGCTATGATGGGCTGTCGAATTTTGTCTGGAAAGTGTTGACGGGTAATTTTCAGGTAGAATTCACCCACGCAGAGCTGGCCCGCTTCCTGAAGCCTGAAAGCCCGCTGCGCCGCCTTGCTACCCGCTGATGCTGCTGCGTAACTGCTCCTTGTTTCTGCTGCTAGCCGCCTGCTGGAGCTGCGACCAGAAAGCCCCGGCCACTAGCGCCGCTCCGGCAGCCATCAATTCGCAGGTTCCTGAGGTCACTGCCCCGCGCCCATCGGTAGCTGCCGTCCTCGGCGACTACGAAGGCACGATGGCCGGTAAGTATGCGTTTCGGCTGTCCATCACGGCGCAGCAGCCCGATTCGCAGCTGGTAGGCATGTATTACTACCTCAGCCAGCACAAACCCATCGAGCTGCAGGGCTTCGTGGCTCCGACGGGTGAAATCTGGCTGCGGGAGTTTGCGGGCCAGTCGTCGGGCGAGGAGCTGGAACGGCCCCCCGGAAACGAGGCGCCTACTCCGTCAAGGCAGCCGTCTGCCCGCTTCATGGTGCGCCGTAGTCCCGATGGCAGTTTGGCAGGCACTTGGCAGGAGGCTAACTCGGAGCGCAGCTTGCCGGTGCAGCTTACGCGTTATCCGTCTCCCAACTTGGCCCGGCAGACCCCCACAGGCTTACAGGCGCACGTGGGGCAGCAGGTGTACTTCGAAGAGTTTACGGTACCAGTTTTTACGGTGCCAAACCCTGGCGTGACGCGTCGGCTACACGAAATCTTCGGGGTGGAGCAGCTCACCGAAATGACGCTGGCGGAGCTGCAGGAAGAGCACCAGCAACACCAGGCAGCCGAGTACGCGCAGGGCTTTGCCGGCGTAGATGCGGAAGTGACTCACAACAGCCAAGGCCTGCTGAGCGTGAACCTGCACAGCGAATACACCGGTGCCAACGTGAACCACAGCTACCGCACGGTGGTAGTGGATCTGCACACCGGCGAGCAACTGACCGACGAAATTAACCCGGCGCGCCAGCCGCAGTTTCTGGCTGCTTGTGAGCAGAAACTTCAGGCCAAACTGGCCACCTACATCCGCGAGGAGTACGGCCAGATGATGGCGGGCATTCCACCGGAAGAAGATGAAAACCTGGCGGGTCTGCGCAGCCAGCACATCAGTCTCCAAAACCAGCCTGACGATATGAGTATCGAGGCCGGCAAAGTGCTGTTTCACTACCCGGTGCAGTACGAGGCTATGTCCAACCTGATGTTCAAGCAGTTTCAGAGTCAGTTCTGGCTGGATTTCAGCTTCGCCGAGCTTCAGCCGTTTCTGCGGCCTAGTAGTCCGCTGCGGCGGCTCACGCAGCGCTAAGCAGGAAGCAGCGTAAGGCGTATTATGAAAATATAGTATATTCATAATGTAGGCATTGGCCGAGTGCCGATGTTGGCCAGGAAGTCTGAGCGGGCAGATAGTGGAGGCGAAAATCGGACGACTTGAGAACCGCTTGCCGTGTTTCCCACCTTCTAGTGCTCTGCCACAATGCGCCGTCTGTCCCGCTTCCGCTTCCTGACGCTGGCTGCCGTAGCGCTGCTAGCGGGCTTGGTGTCGTGCCATTACTACCTCGACCACCATTTCCGGGCTACGTACCAGGATGCCAATGCCCTGTTGCACGCCAGCGCCCGGCAGAAGCCCTATCTGAAAGCGCACCTGCGCAACGGCAGCGTGTATGTGTTTGACTCCCTATGGCAGTATGTGGCAGGAACCGACGTGGTGAGCGGCAATGCCGTCCGCTACGATTTCAATCGGCGGGAGCAAAGCCGGGGACCGGTGCAGTTGCCCGTCGATTCGGTCGCAATATTTGAATCCAACCGGCCGGTGCCGTCTAAAGACGCTGGCCGGGTGGCGGCGCTGGCCATTCTGACCGGCGCTGACGTGGCGCTGGGAATAGTGTGCATCACAGTGCCCAAGGCTTGCTTTGGCTCGTGCCCTACATTCTACTATGAGCAGGAAGATAATGTGAACAGTGCCAATGCGGAAGGTTTTTCCAGCGCCATTGCACCAGCTTTCGAGACTGCCGATGTAGATGCGCTGCATAATCCTTCGGTACGCGGCCAAACCACGTTTGGGCTGACGATGAAAAACGAAGCTCTCGAA
This genomic window contains:
- a CDS encoding DNA integrity scanning protein DisA nucleotide-binding domain protein, with product MLSPLPLLSAPPVAPTFAAPVSDAFRVWPHQARFRQATQVMADSLFGALDEDLEPYVLLLALPTLSGTVADVPTVCLEPAECGLESRLFEDAVAEGRRLQTRTVPPYPGRDDVSPELVRRRHEGQGVRMAVQTVLDTLDANSHYQHFCGWPSEINGFFVMTVLRVQRKPLRAYPSLRTGRFYTNGKPLLPSLLVASVLRFQEECIKLLNEPEPGSGLLARPRETEELLRAAGKSLLDTPAQALGTEPGAARLFHTLNTISSLRYEGAEGVGKLLLARRHHPNLQEVFALTCPTPLTDYRAVRKLLEMTTPDVSLLADGENVYALGRLVGPYDASREDLFVIEFINHYSWEFQHDGKVLMRTQYGQPSLPRPRLNRTKFRKDLKRTFQLTDPAKIERLWEVVLEASRQKHGTLLVITTEALAEADRLKLQCTLIEPVPLTPLITRLVTAIDGAVLLDPESYCYSIGVILDGKASMGRGTSTRGARYNSAIRYVETSPYPCLAIVVSEDGLVDVITKERLEDDN
- a CDS encoding RidA family protein produces the protein MAPDTTSADTGNLASSAAAASSSIAHNSSRAPEPVGLYPHARRVGNLLFLSGVGPRQRGQKHVPGVELDEDGNILSYDFESQCHAVFQNVRYILEEAGSRWEDLVDVTVFLTNMKDDFSTYNRLYAEYFQSNQPCRTTVEINCLPTPIAIELKCVAAIG
- a CDS encoding energy transducer TonB; the encoded protein is MRSTLRRLALVAALALPAATHAQQKLKYPKPQPDQIYDAVAQPAVPVGGVEAYAQYLADHQQYPTAALQRGAAGTVTVTFVVEKSGVISGPVVAAPLDPDLDAEALRLIKAGPKWTPAQHKGAKVRQRVTVPISFQIPAGADEAIPTAGTAAPTAPGTPAGTTVVKADHPARPVGGEEAFFDWIQKNQKYPALARQRKLEGRVMVEFIVQKDGSLTDIDVLKPLLGSGLEQEALRLIKAAPKWSPATYQGQPVKQKMVLPVLFQL